Proteins encoded by one window of Candidatus Cloacimonadota bacterium:
- a CDS encoding aminoacetone oxidase family FAD-binding enzyme, whose amino-acid sequence MIAIIGGGAAGLGAAIACGERAIVWERNKIAGKKLLLSGAGQCNFTNANNREDFLAALTEFRNWLKPAFYSFDNMSFIKLLEEFGCPVYIREDRKVFPQSLKASDVRDTLYNIARQRGAKFMWDSKIEYIEEKEGLFYLNTNSGAKIRAQKVIIAAGGAAWSVTGSDGSSYRLASALGHKIHDPKPALARIEIEDYAPFICCAGLSLKAGLQLAKRSIWGELLFTHNGLSGPLILDNSRKLHAGEIIQIRICDCHDFLNLIQKHPKRKVSKLLQEYRLPQRLTETIMKNMQISSDLIAAELSASKRKQLLATLKNHPFKIKAIEGLCSSMSDWGGVDLKEVDSKTMQSRILKNVFFAGESLAYSLPSGGYSIQMAVSTGYLAGINAVNSI is encoded by the coding sequence ATGATTGCCATCATCGGAGGAGGTGCAGCCGGCTTAGGCGCTGCCATAGCATGTGGGGAAAGAGCAATTGTTTGGGAACGAAACAAAATAGCAGGCAAAAAACTACTGCTTTCAGGAGCGGGACAGTGTAACTTTACAAATGCCAATAATCGTGAAGATTTCTTGGCTGCTTTAACAGAATTCCGCAATTGGCTAAAACCAGCGTTTTATTCTTTTGATAACATGTCTTTCATCAAGCTGTTAGAGGAATTTGGCTGTCCAGTATATATTAGAGAAGATAGAAAAGTGTTTCCTCAAAGCTTAAAAGCTTCCGATGTTCGAGACACCCTGTATAATATTGCCCGCCAAAGGGGTGCTAAGTTTATGTGGGATAGCAAGATTGAGTATATTGAAGAGAAAGAAGGACTGTTCTATCTAAACACTAATTCTGGCGCCAAGATCAGAGCCCAAAAAGTTATTATCGCAGCAGGAGGTGCGGCGTGGAGTGTCACCGGTAGCGATGGCAGCTCGTACAGATTGGCATCAGCTTTGGGGCATAAGATCCACGATCCCAAACCGGCACTTGCACGTATAGAGATTGAGGATTATGCTCCATTTATTTGTTGCGCTGGATTGTCGCTTAAAGCTGGGCTTCAATTGGCTAAGCGAAGTATCTGGGGTGAGCTGCTCTTTACCCATAACGGCTTAAGCGGTCCTTTGATTTTGGATAACAGCCGGAAGCTGCACGCAGGAGAGATTATCCAGATCAGAATATGTGATTGCCACGATTTTTTGAACTTAATACAAAAACACCCCAAACGTAAGGTAAGCAAGCTCTTACAAGAATACCGTTTGCCGCAGCGTTTAACTGAAACAATCATGAAAAACATGCAAATTAGCTCGGATCTTATTGCCGCAGAATTAAGTGCCAGCAAGCGCAAACAATTATTAGCCACCCTTAAGAATCATCCTTTTAAGATTAAGGCCATTGAAGGCTTATGTAGTTCAATGTCCGATTGGGGAGGAGTAGATTTGAAAGAAGTGGATTCTAAAACTATGCAATCCCGCATATTAAAGAACGTGTTTTTTGCAGGTGAAAGTCTTGCTTATAGTCTTCCCAGTGGAGGATACAGTATTCAGATGGCAGTAAGCACAGGGTATCTGGCAGGCATAAATGCAGTGAATAGTATTTGA
- a CDS encoding AMP-binding protein produces MIQLEKFTLKVMIEQTIANHPSRPALSMVDGKPISYEQLGEQINDVIVMLKDYGIQKGDKVALLSQNLPNWGVAYLAIASMGAIVVPILVDFHLNEIHQILRHSGAKAVFVSNIHYEKIGYSDLDPSPMMFLMDNLTPIEPNMSKDKLGEFIQERKSAWKKFRNKALESVGLVDSEPAEDEIAAIIYTSGTTGSSKGVMLTHRNLVMDAWLTLHIQNVDEHDRLISILPLSHTYECTIGFIIPMMTGACVYYLDKPPTARILIPAMQKIKPTMILTVPLIIEKIFKLQIYPQLTKNLLMRELYKLVPTRKALHKLAGKKLMKTFGGALHFFGIGGALLSHDVERFLSDASFPYAIGYGLTETSPLIAGSSPAAAKFRSTGTVLPQLEVRIANPDPKTKVGEIQVKGPTIMKGYYKDKQRTDEAFTDDGFFKTGDLGVLNKKNYLYIKGRIKNVIIGPNGDNIYAEEIEAKLNEAESVLESMVYESGGNIIARVFLNYEILDAHYNLSKMGSVQAEKSIEKHLLELRTHLNANVASFSKLHKIIEQKEPFEKTPTQKIKRFLYQ; encoded by the coding sequence GTGATACAACTTGAGAAATTTACGTTAAAAGTAATGATTGAGCAAACCATTGCCAACCATCCCAGCCGCCCCGCTCTTTCTATGGTAGATGGCAAACCCATTAGCTATGAGCAGCTTGGGGAGCAGATTAACGACGTGATTGTGATGCTTAAAGATTATGGAATTCAGAAAGGGGACAAAGTGGCTCTGCTTTCACAAAATCTTCCCAATTGGGGTGTTGCCTATTTAGCAATTGCTTCAATGGGTGCAATTGTAGTTCCTATCTTAGTAGATTTCCATCTTAATGAAATCCATCAAATCCTTCGCCATAGTGGTGCCAAAGCTGTGTTTGTCTCTAATATACATTACGAAAAAATTGGTTATAGCGATTTGGATCCCTCACCTATGATGTTTCTGATGGATAACCTAACACCTATAGAACCAAATATGAGTAAAGACAAGCTTGGTGAATTTATCCAAGAACGTAAAAGTGCGTGGAAGAAATTTCGCAACAAAGCTTTAGAATCGGTCGGACTGGTAGATAGTGAACCTGCAGAAGATGAAATTGCCGCCATTATCTATACCTCCGGTACTACGGGTAGCTCCAAAGGCGTTATGCTAACGCATCGTAATTTAGTAATGGACGCATGGCTTACTTTGCATATCCAAAATGTGGATGAACACGATCGGCTGATCTCAATTTTGCCACTATCACATACCTACGAATGCACTATCGGCTTCATTATTCCTATGATGACAGGCGCCTGTGTTTACTATTTGGACAAACCGCCTACGGCGCGCATCCTCATCCCCGCCATGCAAAAGATAAAACCTACCATGATCCTTACCGTACCCCTCATCATTGAAAAGATCTTTAAACTGCAAATCTATCCTCAGCTTACCAAAAACCTGCTGATGCGCGAGCTGTACAAACTTGTGCCAACACGCAAAGCACTGCACAAACTAGCCGGCAAGAAGTTGATGAAAACCTTTGGGGGAGCCTTGCATTTCTTTGGCATTGGCGGTGCTCTGCTTTCGCATGATGTAGAGCGATTTCTTAGTGATGCTTCATTTCCCTATGCCATCGGCTATGGGCTTACCGAAACCTCGCCCCTAATTGCCGGAAGTAGCCCCGCTGCCGCAAAGTTCCGTTCTACCGGAACTGTTCTGCCTCAGCTTGAAGTGCGCATCGCAAATCCCGATCCCAAAACTAAAGTGGGCGAAATTCAGGTGAAAGGACCCACCATTATGAAAGGTTATTACAAAGATAAACAGCGCACTGATGAAGCCTTTACCGATGATGGATTCTTTAAAACCGGAGATCTGGGCGTGCTTAATAAGAAAAATTATCTCTATATAAAGGGCAGAATCAAGAACGTGATTATTGGCCCCAATGGCGATAATATCTATGCCGAGGAAATCGAAGCCAAGCTTAATGAAGCAGAAAGCGTTTTAGAATCTATGGTCTATGAGAGCGGAGGTAATATCATTGCCAGAGTGTTCTTGAACTACGAGATCCTGGATGCTCACTACAATCTCAGCAAAATGGGAAGCGTCCAAGCCGAAAAATCGATCGAGAAACACCTTCTGGAACTCAGAACGCACCTTAATGCAAACGTTGCATCTTTTTCTAAGCTACATAAAATCATTGAACAAAAAGAGCCGTTTGAAAAGACACCCACTCAAAAGATAAAACGCTTCCTCTATCAATAG